One Sodalis praecaptivus DNA segment encodes these proteins:
- the metJ gene encoding met regulon transcriptional regulator MetJ, whose translation MAEWKGEYVSPYAEHGKKSEQVKKITVSIPLKVLKILTDERTRRQVNNLRHATNSELLCEAFLHAFTGQPLPDDHDLRKERNDEIPEVAKEMMREMGIDPETWEY comes from the coding sequence ATGGCGGAATGGAAAGGTGAATATGTCAGCCCTTATGCTGAACATGGTAAAAAAAGCGAACAGGTCAAAAAGATAACGGTATCCATTCCGCTGAAGGTTCTGAAGATTCTGACCGACGAAAGAACCCGGCGTCAGGTCAACAACCTGCGCCATGCCACCAACAGCGAACTGCTGTGTGAAGCGTTTTTGCATGCGTTCACCGGCCAACCGCTACCGGACGACCACGATTTGCGTAAAGAGCGAAACGACGAAATCCCCGAAGTGGCGAAAGAAATGATGCGCGAAATGGGGATAGACCCCGAGACCTGGGAATATTAA
- a CDS encoding pentapeptide repeat-containing protein — protein MIAMNTSINNTLTFACAAGVGSADAVKDAITPSGIFQHILDLLTFGGIRRGKENVYTIMMDKMAEALDGTDITEPKAITLHDVMGCEVSFKLPPMGSDDTKVTVEVREGGHLIGHDIDIQAYHKVCRTLLLRKELQLAQDPVILTDKGKMNLTGVNLAQADLAGIDLSDADLSHANLIRANLAGANLAGANLTGARLIRANLSGTDLTAANLNEADLNRAELIEADLCNATLAEADLTDANLTRAELDSANLTEATFFRARLNHADLNRANLSYANLVQANLTGADLIDADLTFAKLIGSHLTDADFTGVNLSFADLSQVDLNYIDLSKAKLPGARM, from the coding sequence ATGATTGCAATGAATACGTCCATCAATAACACCTTGACATTCGCTTGTGCCGCGGGCGTTGGCTCAGCGGATGCCGTGAAAGATGCCATAACGCCCTCAGGTATTTTCCAGCATATTTTGGATCTTTTAACATTTGGCGGTATCCGCCGCGGAAAGGAAAATGTGTACACGATTATGATGGATAAAATGGCCGAAGCATTGGATGGCACAGATATCACCGAGCCTAAGGCTATCACCTTACATGATGTCATGGGCTGTGAAGTCTCATTTAAACTTCCGCCTATGGGCAGCGATGATACCAAAGTGACGGTGGAAGTACGAGAAGGCGGTCATTTAATAGGTCATGACATTGATATCCAGGCATACCACAAAGTATGCCGGACATTATTGCTCAGAAAAGAGTTACAGCTTGCGCAAGACCCCGTTATTTTGACTGATAAGGGTAAGATGAACCTTACCGGCGTTAACCTGGCACAGGCTGATTTAGCCGGTATTGACCTGTCCGATGCTGATCTTTCCCATGCGAATCTCATCCGTGCCAACTTAGCGGGCGCAAACTTAGCGGGCGCCAACTTGACAGGCGCCAGGCTGATTCGTGCCAATTTGAGTGGCACCGATCTCACCGCGGCTAACCTGAATGAAGCAGATCTAAACCGTGCTGAATTGATTGAAGCCGACCTGTGCAATGCGACCTTGGCCGAGGCTGACTTAACCGATGCTAACCTGACCAGGGCTGAACTGGACAGCGCCAATCTGACGGAGGCGACTTTTTTTCGAGCCCGGCTGAATCACGCTGACCTGAACCGGGCCAATTTGTCTTATGCTAATCTGGTCCAGGCCAATCTTACCGGTGCCGACCTTATCGATGCCGATTTGACCTTCGCTAAACTTATTGGTAGTCATTTAACGGACGCGGATTTTACCGGTGTCAATTTAAGCTTCGCTGATCTGAGCCAGGTAGATCTAAACTATATCGATCTGAGCAAAGCAAAACTGCCCGGTGCTAGAATGTAA
- the rpmE gene encoding 50S ribosomal protein L31, producing the protein MQKDIHPKYVEITATCSCGNVIKTHSTLGHDLNLDVCSACHPFYTGKQRVVDTGGRVDRFNKRFSIPVGKK; encoded by the coding sequence ATGCAAAAAGATATCCACCCGAAATACGTAGAAATTACTGCAACCTGTTCCTGCGGTAATGTCATCAAGACCCACTCTACTCTGGGCCACGACCTTAACCTGGACGTATGCAGCGCTTGCCATCCGTTCTATACCGGTAAACAACGTGTTGTTGATACCGGTGGTCGTGTTGATCGCTTCAACAAGCGTTTCAGCATTCCGGTCGGCAAGAAATAA
- the priA gene encoding primosomal protein N' translates to MPVVNVALPVPLARTFDYLLPANAAPAVGGRVRVPFGQRQAIGIVTAIREHSDVALDKLKPISEVLDDRSLFSDSLWRILNWAIGYYHYPAGEVLFHALPILLRQGKPAEMAPLWQWFATEQGRSTLPDSLKRAPKQQQALAALLRGPVYRHQVGELLLADPALQALRAKGLCDLRPQAVEASDWRPGFGVNGERLRLNTEQATAVGAIRSEDDRFTAWLLAGVTGSGKTEVYLTVLENILAKGQQALVLVPEIGLTPQTIARFRERFNAPVEVLHSGLNDSERLAVWLKARRGECAIVIGTRSALFTPFARLGIIVIDEEHDSSYKQHEGWRYHARDLAVFRAREENIPIVLGTATPSLETLYNVQQKKYRQLTLAKRAGSARPAGQHLLDMKGLPLTHGLSTPLLDKMRAHLQAGNQVMLFLNRRGFAPALLCHECGWIAECQRCDHYYTLHQHQRQLRCHHCDSQRPLPHQCPQCGSTQLVAVGLGTEQLEAALTPLFPEVPVTRIDRDTTARKGALEDYLAQVQRGGARILIGTQMLAKGHHFPDVTLVSLLDVDGALFSGDFRAAERFAQLYTQVAGRAGRAGKQGEVLLQTHHPEHPLLQTLLHHGYMDFANQTLEERRQAGLPPFTSHILFRADDHDNRQAGLFLDQLRQLLDASPLRDNALWLMGPIPALAPKRGGRFRWQLLLSHPSRPHLQRLVAASLPLISTLTQARKVKWSLDVDPLDG, encoded by the coding sequence ATGCCCGTTGTAAACGTCGCATTACCGGTGCCGCTGGCTCGGACTTTTGATTACCTTTTGCCCGCTAACGCCGCGCCTGCGGTTGGGGGGCGGGTGCGGGTTCCGTTTGGTCAACGCCAGGCCATTGGTATCGTCACCGCCATCCGCGAGCACAGCGACGTGGCCCTGGACAAGTTAAAGCCTATCAGCGAAGTGCTCGACGACCGGTCGCTGTTTTCCGACAGCCTCTGGCGCATACTGAACTGGGCCATCGGCTACTACCATTACCCCGCCGGCGAAGTGCTGTTCCACGCTCTGCCGATCCTGCTTCGTCAGGGCAAGCCCGCTGAGATGGCGCCGCTATGGCAGTGGTTCGCCACGGAACAGGGGCGCAGCACGCTGCCCGATAGTCTGAAGCGAGCGCCCAAACAGCAACAGGCGCTGGCGGCGCTGCTGCGCGGGCCGGTTTATCGCCACCAGGTAGGCGAGCTGCTGCTTGCCGACCCGGCGCTGCAGGCGCTGCGCGCCAAAGGATTATGCGATCTGCGGCCCCAGGCGGTGGAGGCAAGCGACTGGCGGCCAGGGTTCGGCGTTAACGGCGAACGGTTGCGGCTGAACACTGAACAGGCCACCGCCGTGGGCGCTATTCGCAGCGAGGACGATCGGTTCACCGCCTGGCTGCTGGCCGGCGTGACCGGCTCCGGCAAGACCGAGGTTTATCTGACGGTGCTGGAGAATATTCTGGCCAAAGGGCAGCAGGCGCTGGTGCTAGTGCCGGAAATTGGTCTGACGCCGCAAACTATCGCCCGCTTTCGTGAGCGCTTCAATGCGCCGGTAGAGGTCCTGCATTCGGGGCTCAACGACAGCGAACGGCTGGCGGTCTGGCTTAAAGCGCGACGCGGCGAATGCGCTATCGTCATCGGAACCCGTTCGGCATTGTTCACCCCGTTCGCCCGGTTGGGGATTATCGTCATCGACGAGGAGCACGATAGTTCTTATAAGCAGCACGAAGGCTGGCGCTACCACGCCCGCGACCTGGCGGTTTTTCGCGCGCGGGAAGAAAATATACCGATAGTGCTCGGCACCGCCACGCCGTCCCTCGAAACCCTTTATAATGTACAGCAGAAAAAATACCGCCAGCTCACCTTGGCCAAACGGGCCGGCAGCGCCCGACCAGCCGGCCAGCACTTGCTGGATATGAAGGGGCTACCGCTGACCCATGGCCTCTCAACGCCGCTGCTGGATAAAATGCGCGCACATCTACAGGCCGGCAATCAGGTCATGCTGTTTCTTAACCGGCGCGGCTTCGCGCCTGCGCTGCTGTGCCATGAATGCGGCTGGATCGCCGAATGCCAACGCTGCGATCACTACTACACGCTACATCAGCATCAGCGTCAATTGCGCTGCCACCACTGCGACAGCCAGCGCCCGCTGCCGCATCAATGCCCACAGTGCGGCTCCACCCAGTTGGTGGCCGTCGGGTTAGGCACTGAACAGCTGGAGGCGGCGTTGACGCCGCTGTTTCCAGAGGTGCCGGTGACGCGAATCGATCGCGACACCACGGCGCGCAAAGGCGCGCTTGAGGACTATCTGGCCCAGGTACAGCGCGGCGGCGCGCGGATTTTAATCGGCACCCAAATGCTGGCCAAAGGCCACCACTTTCCAGATGTTACGCTGGTTTCGCTGCTGGACGTGGATGGCGCGCTGTTCTCCGGCGATTTCCGCGCCGCCGAACGTTTCGCCCAACTTTATACCCAGGTTGCCGGCCGTGCCGGCCGCGCCGGCAAACAAGGGGAGGTTTTACTGCAAACCCACCATCCCGAGCATCCCCTGCTGCAAACGTTGCTGCATCACGGTTATATGGACTTCGCCAATCAAACGCTAGAGGAACGCCGCCAGGCGGGCCTGCCTCCCTTTACCAGTCATATCCTGTTTCGCGCGGACGATCACGACAACCGCCAGGCGGGGCTGTTCCTTGATCAATTACGCCAGCTGCTGGACGCCAGCCCGCTGCGGGATAACGCCCTGTGGCTCATGGGGCCTATCCCCGCGCTGGCGCCCAAGCGCGGCGGGCGTTTTCGCTGGCAGTTGCTGTTGTCGCACCCCTCGCGTCCGCATTTGCAACGCCTGGTGGCCGCCAGTTTACCGCTGATAAGCACCCTGACTCAGGCGCGCAAGGTTAAATGGTCGCTGGATGTGGATCCCCTCGACGGCTGA
- a CDS encoding substrate-binding domain-containing protein, giving the protein MEQKRSRTCAATMRDVALQAGVSTATVSRALMRPEKVSPATLQRVRRAACSIGYAPLTPGRLIKRDESATLLALLPDSGDPHLSEVLRGIQETAAAQGYWLLLLPYRPAPTQKKSLSDMIYGRTIDGMLLLGADVPFRIDGDTRSTLPPMVMVNEYVPALALPTVHTDNLTAAWRAVDYLYRLGHRRIGCISGPAQLPACRLRLEGYRHALRRHGIAPREQGVFQGALNCQTGKAGLNMLISRPQPPTAIFCHSDMIALGALAQAKVLGLRVPEELSLTGFGNLTAAAHCCPPLTTVAPPSYCIGREAVLLLLRQLRQHATRAAASVMLDSELVIRGSSALPQTRH; this is encoded by the coding sequence GTGGAACAGAAAAGGAGCCGTACCTGCGCTGCGACAATGCGAGATGTGGCGCTGCAGGCGGGCGTTTCCACCGCGACCGTCTCACGGGCGCTGATGCGTCCAGAAAAAGTGTCGCCGGCAACGCTGCAGCGCGTGCGGCGGGCGGCGTGCAGCATCGGTTATGCGCCGCTTACGCCGGGCCGCCTGATAAAACGCGACGAGAGCGCTACGCTTCTGGCGTTGCTGCCCGATAGCGGCGACCCGCACCTCAGCGAGGTTTTGCGCGGTATCCAGGAAACCGCCGCCGCGCAAGGCTATTGGCTGCTGCTGCTGCCATATCGCCCTGCGCCGACGCAGAAAAAAAGCCTTAGCGACATGATCTACGGCAGAACGATTGATGGTATGTTGCTGCTCGGCGCCGATGTGCCGTTTCGCATCGATGGCGATACGCGCTCAACCCTGCCGCCGATGGTTATGGTGAATGAATATGTGCCGGCGCTGGCGCTGCCGACGGTGCATACTGATAATTTGACCGCGGCCTGGCGTGCGGTGGATTATCTCTATCGGCTGGGCCATCGCCGCATCGGCTGTATCAGCGGTCCGGCGCAGTTGCCGGCGTGCCGGCTGCGTCTGGAGGGGTACCGTCATGCGCTGCGCCGTCACGGCATCGCGCCGCGAGAACAAGGTGTCTTTCAGGGCGCGCTAAATTGCCAGACCGGCAAAGCGGGACTTAACATGTTGATTTCACGACCACAGCCGCCTACCGCTATCTTTTGCCATAGCGATATGATAGCGCTAGGGGCGCTGGCGCAGGCGAAAGTGCTCGGCCTCAGAGTACCGGAAGAATTATCCCTGACCGGGTTTGGCAATTTAACGGCGGCGGCCCACTGTTGCCCACCGCTCACGACGGTGGCGCCCCCCAGTTATTGCATAGGCCGCGAAGCAGTGCTGTTACTCTTGCGCCAACTCAGGCAACATGCGACAAGGGCGGCAGCCTCTGTCATGCTCGACAGTGAATTGGTCATCCGCGGGTCCAGCGCTCTGCCCCAGACACGTCACTGA
- the ftsN gene encoding cell division protein FtsN — protein MAQRDYVGRGKSSGTRRKTTNRKKKRSSSGTSKTMIALAAAVLITFIGGLYFIAHNKSEEAVIVPNRGKNAGSGLPPKPEERWRYIKELENRQIGVQSPTEPTAGGEVNSPAQLTDEQRQLLEQMQADMRREPTHLNEVPYNDQSKAPAAGTAQTRPTTQTPRNPFSQQPVQAPRQTPPATVAPQPAQPARQAPAPTRQTPAPIQPVQKSAEQNAAKESPKEKPQRWLVQCGSFKAMDQAESVRAQLAFAGIESRITTGGGWNRVLLGPYSSRAGADKILQSVRAAGVSNCIPVAAGG, from the coding sequence GTGGCACAAAGAGACTATGTAGGCCGTGGCAAGTCCTCGGGCACGCGGCGTAAAACGACCAACCGTAAAAAGAAACGTTCCTCCTCCGGCACGTCCAAAACGATGATCGCACTGGCGGCGGCCGTACTGATTACGTTTATTGGCGGTCTCTATTTCATCGCGCATAACAAATCGGAAGAAGCGGTGATTGTGCCTAATCGCGGCAAAAACGCCGGCAGCGGGTTACCACCCAAGCCGGAAGAACGCTGGCGTTATATTAAAGAGCTGGAAAATCGTCAGATCGGAGTGCAGTCCCCCACCGAGCCAACCGCGGGCGGAGAGGTGAATTCGCCGGCGCAGCTGACCGATGAGCAGCGTCAGCTATTAGAACAGATGCAGGCGGATATGCGCCGTGAGCCCACGCATTTGAACGAAGTGCCTTATAACGATCAAAGCAAAGCGCCCGCAGCGGGCACGGCCCAAACCCGGCCAACCACCCAAACGCCGCGCAATCCGTTCAGTCAGCAACCGGTGCAGGCTCCGCGTCAAACGCCGCCGGCCACGGTCGCGCCTCAGCCGGCTCAACCGGCGCGCCAGGCGCCCGCGCCGACACGTCAGACCCCCGCGCCCATTCAGCCGGTTCAGAAAAGCGCCGAGCAGAATGCGGCGAAAGAGTCGCCAAAAGAGAAGCCGCAGCGCTGGCTAGTCCAGTGCGGTTCGTTCAAAGCGATGGACCAGGCGGAGTCGGTGCGTGCCCAACTGGCCTTCGCCGGCATCGAAAGCCGCATCACCACCGGCGGCGGCTGGAACCGCGTCTTGCTGGGCCCCTATTCCAGCCGCGCCGGCGCTGATAAAATCTTGCAGAGCGTACGCGCCGCCGGAGTATCAAATTGCATCCCCGTTGCCGCCGGGGGTTGA
- the hslV gene encoding ATP-dependent protease subunit HslV gives MTTIVSVRRNGHVVIGGDGQATLGNTVMKGNVRKVRRLYNEKVIAGFAGGTADAFTLFELFERKLEVHQGHLVKAAVELAKDWRTDRMLRRLEALLAVADENASLIITGNGDVIQPENDLIAIGSGGPYAQSAARALLENTDLGAREIVEKALGIAGDICIYTNHFQTIEELTSTRKDPENV, from the coding sequence GTGACAACAATCGTAAGCGTACGCCGCAATGGGCATGTCGTCATCGGTGGTGATGGACAGGCTACTCTGGGTAATACCGTCATGAAAGGTAACGTGCGCAAAGTCCGTCGCCTGTATAATGAAAAAGTTATCGCAGGCTTCGCCGGCGGCACCGCGGATGCTTTCACCCTATTTGAGCTGTTTGAACGTAAATTGGAAGTGCACCAGGGCCATCTGGTCAAAGCGGCCGTTGAATTAGCCAAAGACTGGCGCACCGACCGCATGCTGCGCCGTCTGGAAGCCTTGCTAGCGGTGGCCGATGAAAACGCCTCGCTCATCATTACCGGGAATGGCGATGTCATACAGCCGGAAAACGATCTGATCGCTATCGGATCTGGCGGCCCGTATGCCCAATCTGCAGCGCGCGCGCTGTTGGAAAATACCGATCTCGGCGCACGTGAGATCGTCGAAAAAGCGTTGGGTATTGCCGGTGATATCTGCATCTACACCAACCATTTCCAAACCATTGAAGAATTAACGTCCACGCGTAAGGATCCTGAAAATGTCTGA